From Rhodamnia argentea isolate NSW1041297 chromosome 10, ASM2092103v1, whole genome shotgun sequence, a single genomic window includes:
- the LOC115753895 gene encoding NAC domain-containing protein 90-like, with the protein MEDLPPGFRFFPTEEELVSFYLRNKLEGTRQALHGLIHRVIPVLDIYEFNPWDLPQFAGDLCRGDPEQWFFFIPRQESEYRGGRPRRLTTTGYWKATGSPGFVYSSNRIVGVKRTMVFYTGRAPNGVKTEWKINEYKAIEGEASSPQEIPVVPRHEFSVCRVYKKTKTLRSFDRRPMGEIIRSSHTFPQNTMPEDDHHEHHQEMASSSRSSPPFTERASSSPDSSCATGDHGTIPSQAGGVGSSTDMEMLPGDSELFLPDWEQFWS; encoded by the exons atGGAGGATTTGCCACCAGGGTTTCGGTTCTTCCCCACCGAAGAAGAGTTGGTTTCCTTCTACTTACGGAACAAGCTCGAGGGAACAAGGCAGGCTCTCCACGGGCTGATTCACCGGGTCATACCCGTCCTCGATATCTACGAGTTCAATCCATGGGACCTTCCAC AATTTGCGGGAGATCTATGCCGCGGAGATCCAGAGCAATGGTTCTTCTTCATCCCTAGGCAAGAAAGCGAGTACCGCGGTGGGAGGCCGAGGCGGCTCACGACCACTGGGTACTGGAAGGCTACAGGCTCTCCCGGTTTTGTCTACTCGAGCAATCGCATTGTGGGTGTGAAGAGAACTATGGTGTTCTATACAGGACGGGCTCCGAACGGCGTGAAAACTGAATGGAAGATAAATGAGTACAAGGCCATTGAAGGGGAGGCCTCCTCTCCTCAAGAAATCCCAGTGGTG CCCAGGCATGAATTCAGCGTGTGCCGGGTGTACAAGAAAACGAAGACCTTGAGGTCGTTCGACCGGAGACCGATGGGAGAAATCATCAGAAGCAGCCACACATTTCCACAGAACACCATGCCAGAGGATGATCATCATGAGCATCATCAGGAAATGGCATCGTCTAGCCGGAGCAGTCCTCCATTCACGGAGAGAGCGAGCTCATCGCCAGACAGTTCATGCGCCACCGGAGACCACGGGACAATCCCTTCGCAAGCAGGAGGAGTAGGAAGCAGTACTGACATGGAGATGCTGCCCGGCGACAGCGAATTGTTCTTGCCAGACTGGGAACAGTTCTGGTCTTAG